Genomic segment of Callithrix jacchus isolate 240 chromosome 9, calJac240_pri, whole genome shotgun sequence:
TCCTAGATGACGACACTACTGAGATGAGTCTGGAAATGAGAGACTTGGcctttgagagagaaaaaaaccagACTTCCAGAGCAGAATGAGCCGAGGACCAGGTGAAACTGCTACCCATGTAGTGTGCAACAATTTGTGTTTTCTGACAGCACTATCCTTAGAGAATGTTACATTGATCTTGCCTACCTCCAACAAGAAAGTTCATTTGGAAAcatattttttgggtttttttgaatGCACATTTTGTGCTGGGCAACAAGCAAATACAAAATTTGAAGATACAATAGTAAGACTTAAATTTAACTCAAAGAGATTGGTCTTGGTGGGAGACACAGACGTTTAACTATAAGGCAATATGCATATTAAGTCCTATAAGCATGTTTTGGACAATGTTCTGTGAGAGCAAGAATAGAAAATTACAGGAGGAGTGTATATTAGGAAAAGAGGAGAGTACCAAGCACTTCAGACGGAACTCACGTTAACTACAGTCctgcagttattattttttttgagacagggtctcactgtgtcactccgatctgagtgcagtggcacagtctcagctcgctacaacctctgcctctcgggcgcaagtgatcctcccacttcagcctcccgagttgctgggagtAAGGCCCGTGACACCTCTCctgactcatttttcttttcggtagagacaggttttcccatgttgcccaggctggcctcaaattctcGAGGTCAAGTGATTCAGCTgcccgaagtcctgggattacacggatgagccactgcacccagccagccctGCAGTTATTTAGAAACCTTAATCGCTGTATTCAACCTTACTCTCTCCATAAATTcagctaaatttacctgaattgatctttctttaatattattttcagttCCTCTGCCTGTGAACAACATCATGCTTATCCCTATCCCTTTTAGCAGGTCACATAAATTAAGTACCTGAATATTATCAGGGAAATTGTATGGTAGAACAATGGTTCTAATCAATGTAGCTGCCACCGCGCCATTCCACATACCTCCATTGGTAATAGTGAGTCCTGAAGACtggcatcttttttctttttcttttctttttttcttttttgagactggaatcttgctctgtcgcccaggctggagtgcaatggtgtgatcctggttcactgcaacctcggcctcctgggttcaagggattctcctgcctcagcctcctgagtagctgggattgtgggcatgcgccaccacatccagctaatttttcaccatgttggccaggctcgtcttgaactgctgacatcaggtgattcacccacctcagcctcccaaagtgctgggattacaggcatgagccactgtccctggccatcAAAGACTGGCATTTCCATCATTTTAGAGTATCTGCAGTACATTGTACCTGTGTCTGGGCAACTGACTGGCCATAAGGGGAAGTATACATCAGAGAATACAAAAATCGTGAtggattaaaattaaatataaaccaGCCAACAAACTCACCAACTTTGACCCAGAAGCATTGTTTGTATGCTTCTTAGTCATAATTCTAAAATGTCTGCATTATCATAATTGTATGCATACActggaaggaaagaaattaaaacattttgtgtAGTGGAGAAAGCATGAGTATTGAAAGAAAGTAGATTTAGAGCTGAATCTTGTGTGACCCTGGTTAAGTTACTTTGTTTTCTCTCCTATGAATACGTGAGAtaataaaacttgttttttagggttgttttaaagattaaatgctCTGGGTAAGACACTTAGCACCAATACGGACATATAACAAACTTGAAAGGAATGTTAGTGCCTTTTGCAGATTCTCTTTCTAGTTCATGATGTAGCTTAAGAAAACAGGCCTTAAAAATGACCCAATATATAGTATAGGCATGGGCTATTTAAATATTTGGCCACCTTCAACTTCAGCAAACTTaaccagcaaatatttattgtctaCATTTCTGCATCTTACACAAGGAGGGAGGAAATACTAATAAAAGTAGTAGTATCAAATGGTTTTTGCCTTCATAATTGTATACaatgtcattaatttttttttggcagtttttgctattataaattgattttttttctccacttctCACAGGAAAGCTTAGATATGCCAACAACAGCAATTACAAAAATGACGTAATGATCAGAAAAGAGGTAAGTTATATTCAAATGTCTTTTAGCCCATTTTCTTCAAGTGTGTGTTGAATTTACAAAAATACATCTAAGTTTCCATTGTAAATAAGAAGCCAATTTATAGATAGAAAGGCATTTCTGTTTCAAATAGATACAATTGTTGCATCCATAGTGATGAGAAAGTTCAGAGAACTAACTGTGATGTGAACTATACttgcatttatctatttatttatttttattttttgagacagagtctcgctctgtcgcctaagccggagtgcagtggtgcgatctcagctcactgcagcctctgccttccaggctcatgcgattctcctgcctcagtatacTTCCATTTATTACTGTTCACCTTATAGATCTTGTGACGTCACAAGTTAACCAGTCGGAGGTATTTGGATCTCAATGTTACAAAGGCAGAATACAGTGTTTTCAAAGGCAGGTAATGAtgagaagagggaaaaaatatatgttaaaggAAAGGGCAAGAGATGAAGAAAAGTAATATAACAAGGATGAATGAGTCTATTCTATACCTTTGGAATCAATGAAATTTTTCAGTATTTCTCTATTTGAATATTCAGGGTTTATAACTCTTATTTCCTTCGGTTGAGGGGTAACACAGGTGGacatttttaatcatattttattatgattaatTTTTAGGCTTATGTACACAAGAGTGTAATGGAAGAACTGAAGAGAATTATTGATGACAGTGAAATTACAAAAGAAGATGATGCTTTGTGGCCTCCCCCTGACAGGGTTGGCCGTCAGGTTTGTATTTAGTGATCCTTTAAgtgcataaatattaaaaaatgataatactgTTATGCTTTCccttgtttattttaaatgagtcTAAGTTGATTCTCTGGCTTTCCGTTCAGTAGGCACCTGGTAAATTCTCTTTATCTCTCTTAGTTCCGTTTTCTGTCCTATCTCCGGTAGTAAAGGAGTTGGTGCATAGTTCTAAATTTAGACATCTTTCTCTGTAGTTACCGCAGCCAATGTTGGGATGTTTTCACAGTGCAGTGTTAGGAAATTTCTGTTGTGTGTTAATCACTTTTATTAAGAATATGATTATGTAAAATTTACTTTTGCCAAATCATAACTTTCAAAATTCCTGTTTGCATCCCTATACCCCAGAGAGAGACTTGATTGGTGGTTTCTTTATTACAGCTGATGATTGCATTTGCCTCTCCTATTCCTTCAGAATAACTGATGTTTCTCAAAATGCTTCTGAAGAACTCTGAAGGCCTAATTTCATTCTGTAGAAAGAAAGTTTGGTTTCTGAATTGGGTCTTTTCAACTCTTGGAGAAATGAGATACAACCCCTGGAAGGAAGAAACATTTAATTTCACTCTTGTATATTCCTGAGGATTGTACTTTCTATCACCTTCTTTGACTagaagaaaatgtggagaaagataacagatgctgacaTTCTGTAGGAGTAACTTAACTCTTCTgtttaaagaaacattatttaGGAAAGCAAAGGTAATAGTTAACAGTATTTATTCTAAGCATTGcatcacttttaaaaagtaaatttaggcCTCAGTTTGTTTtatgcacatatacatgtgtacTAAAAAGCAGACCACAGCAGCTAACCTTTTATATCATTTAGACTCAGGGAGAGCCTAGTATTTTATCTACTCGCTTAAGGATGTTTTCCTGGGTTTTGGTTAGCAGGAAGGAGTAGGCATGCTTCAGAAATTGCCTTTTGTATCAAGTCAAAGGTTCTATGGCTGTTAGAGCATCTTAGTTTTCTCCATTTGGCCTGTGTCATTAAACTGGATAAATGGGTCTTCTGGTTAAATAAATAGCTAGAACTGCCTTCAATGGTGTCTGTTAACTTGAAAATTCATTACAGATAGAGTCTCTTCGTTATTGGTTTTAGGCCTACAGATAATAGAGAGAAAAATCTCTACAGTAATTACAGCACACTAGGAACATCTACATCATGTTGTATTTGTTTTACTAGttcttaattttagttattttacgGAGTATTGGTTTTAAATCTTACAATCTTGAGATCAAATATAAGTACTGTCACTTATTAGTGGTTATTAAATACAAGCAAGTATTTTCCTCTGCTTTATGAGTTTTGGATTACACATTTGTAAAATAGGTTAATAAGGTTATTTTCAAGATTGTAGAGAGTGTGAAGTCCCTCGTACTAGGACCTGACATACAGTAGGTGCTAAAGTGGTGTTGGTTATTACTGTTATACATCTTATTTGTAGAATCTTCCAGACAGGAAACGTGTATTTATCATATTAAAAATGGCCtcggggtgaaaccccgtctctactaaaaatacaaaaaattagctgggcatggtggcgcgtgcctgtaatcccagctacgcaggaggctaaggcaggagaattgcctgaacccaggaggcggaggtggcggtgagctgagattgcgccattgcactccagcctgggtaacaagagtgaaactccgtctcaaaaaaaaaagatatagtttGTATCTAATAAaccaaggttttgtttttttttttctcatctccctTCATTGACTGCTAGAAAACTTACAACTAGAATTGGGACCCATTTGTAGCAAGAATACAGATATCTCTGGGATAGATTTTTGCATTAAGTacatttttgtgctgtttttttttaggAGCTTGAAATTGTCATTGGAGATGAGCACATATCTTTTACCACATCAAAAATAGGTTCTCTTATTGATGTGAACCAGTCAAAGTAAGTATGTGGAAGCATGTTGGCTCAGGTGTCATATTAGAAAGGCTCAGTTTAGAACTACAGTTTGTTAGCCAAGATCATTTCAGAGGCATTACAGTGAATTGATAAACCTATCAGTTTATTATGCAGATgtaattctgatttttatatcATTAAAGGCTTATTATC
This window contains:
- the MAGOHB gene encoding protein mago nashi homolog 2, whose product is MSMASDFYLRYYVGHKGKFGHEFLEFEFRPDGKLRYANNSNYKNDVMIRKEAYVHKSVMEELKRIIDDSEITKEDDALWPPPDRVGRQELEIVIGDEHISFTTSKIGSLIDVNQSKDPEGLRVFYYLVQDLKCLVFSLIGLHFKIKPI